One Corynebacterium appendicis CIP 107643 DNA window includes the following coding sequences:
- a CDS encoding glycosyltransferase 87 family protein: MKQLAGRTTVIASLSVLVVLIALRYAANYESLNSVFKTDVPLDLWIYMRGGERVTDGVNLYEGAIYNDLPFTYPPFAGMIFAWVSMLDDASVTAIWHTTTIACVMVVVWLCLRRMKVDVNPMSFLLIIPLLAAFFLLGTEPLHATMFWGQINVVLMLLVCLDFLPLKYRLPGIGVGLAAGLKLTPAFFGILFLIQRRWWAAAGSFLTFLVTVGLGFLAVPDAKAFWSDAIFNSGRVGDHTNPGAQSLKSVLVRNLGVESADMWMLAVIAAVAVVAYAAWLAVKLDCIPAAVGITGFGACLVSPFTWYHHWVWIIPVAVTVFVAANQAAAHFACGNAARWQFAGLLSVGALVLVSAPFVGISVAANLLMEWNPDRGFSWMYVPGALVFLAVFLIYALVERRRIALARDRRWLELQRAELGVG, translated from the coding sequence GTGAAACAGCTGGCAGGACGTACGACCGTAATCGCAAGCCTAAGTGTGCTTGTGGTGCTCATCGCGCTGCGCTACGCGGCCAACTACGAGTCCCTGAACAGCGTGTTCAAGACTGATGTGCCGCTCGACCTGTGGATCTACATGCGCGGCGGCGAGCGCGTCACCGACGGGGTGAACCTCTACGAAGGCGCCATCTACAACGACCTGCCGTTCACGTACCCGCCGTTCGCGGGCATGATCTTCGCGTGGGTGAGCATGCTTGACGACGCCTCCGTCACCGCCATCTGGCACACCACCACCATTGCGTGTGTCATGGTCGTCGTCTGGCTGTGCCTGCGGCGGATGAAAGTCGACGTGAACCCGATGTCCTTCCTGCTGATCATCCCGCTGCTCGCCGCGTTCTTCCTGCTCGGCACCGAGCCCCTTCACGCCACGATGTTCTGGGGGCAGATCAACGTGGTGCTCATGCTGCTCGTGTGCCTCGACTTCCTGCCGCTGAAATACCGGCTGCCCGGCATCGGCGTCGGATTGGCCGCCGGGTTGAAACTGACGCCCGCGTTCTTCGGCATCCTGTTCCTCATCCAGCGCCGCTGGTGGGCCGCTGCCGGCAGCTTCCTGACGTTCCTGGTCACCGTCGGTCTCGGATTCCTGGCGGTCCCCGATGCGAAGGCTTTCTGGTCCGACGCCATTTTCAACTCCGGCCGCGTCGGCGACCACACCAACCCCGGCGCCCAGTCCTTGAAATCCGTGCTGGTGCGCAACCTCGGTGTTGAATCCGCCGACATGTGGATGCTCGCCGTGATCGCCGCCGTCGCCGTCGTCGCGTACGCCGCCTGGCTGGCCGTCAAGCTCGACTGCATTCCGGCCGCCGTCGGCATCACCGGCTTCGGAGCGTGCCTCGTTTCCCCATTCACCTGGTACCACCACTGGGTGTGGATCATCCCCGTCGCCGTGACCGTCTTCGTCGCCGCGAACCAGGCTGCAGCCCATTTTGCCTGTGGAAACGCCGCGCGATGGCAGTTCGCTGGGCTGCTGTCCGTCGGCGCGCTCGTCTTGGTGTCGGCGCCGTTCGTGGGCATCAGCGTCGCCGCTAACCTGTTGATGGAATGGAACCCCGACCGGGGCTTCTCCTGGATGTACGTGCCGGGTGCGCTGGTGTTCCTCGCGGTCTTCCTCATCTACGCCCTGGTGGAACGACGCCGTATCGCGCTCGCGCGAGACCGCAGGTGGCTAGAGCTGCAGCGCGCTGAACTCGGTGTGGGGTAG
- a CDS encoding HNH endonuclease signature motif containing protein yields the protein MSDFDAFLGTLGSPMVILAGFDRQAARAAGVKPTTYVEWEKAYEVYFGATRFRRQQANAVRVARQTGKSLDQILFIEQQVRAVSSDRETWKLRLALLSVRGDYKTLQRRAKDIVPDPDADKPAPESTVRFGRTRKGKRTVIATGAERVIADLEHALRAKLDPDRPEGPQMYEAFAELLRGGAGVAESVPRPLIQVPLSEHIRILAGEGDETILGLSDGTTMTGAEYLTHYYSKDLEVALFHPQAGAVNLYHAKRFANAKQRDLARATLTTCPVPDCRHAADNCEVHHITPWARGGPTNMDNLSVLCRYHNRTNDDDPHRHHRGRIHIRNGTPTWVSPRGTPVPNTTHQYGAMHLLFGN from the coding sequence ATGAGCGATTTTGACGCGTTTCTTGGAACTCTTGGTAGCCCGATGGTTATCCTGGCTGGTTTCGACCGTCAGGCTGCTCGTGCTGCCGGCGTCAAGCCCACCACGTATGTCGAGTGGGAAAAGGCTTATGAGGTCTACTTCGGTGCGACCCGGTTTCGCCGCCAGCAAGCCAATGCCGTTCGTGTTGCTAGGCAGACGGGGAAGTCTCTGGATCAGATCCTGTTCATTGAGCAGCAAGTGCGTGCTGTGTCTTCCGACCGGGAGACATGGAAACTCCGCCTCGCCCTGCTATCCGTGCGGGGCGACTACAAGACGCTGCAGCGCCGCGCCAAAGACATCGTCCCCGACCCGGACGCCGATAAACCCGCCCCGGAGTCCACGGTCCGGTTTGGCCGGACGCGGAAAGGCAAACGCACGGTCATCGCCACCGGCGCCGAACGCGTTATCGCCGACCTGGAACACGCCCTGCGGGCAAAGCTCGACCCTGACCGCCCTGAGGGCCCGCAAATGTATGAGGCGTTCGCGGAGTTGCTGCGCGGCGGTGCCGGGGTTGCGGAGTCTGTGCCGCGGCCGTTGATCCAGGTCCCGCTTTCCGAGCACATCAGGATCCTGGCAGGCGAGGGGGATGAGACGATCCTGGGCCTGTCGGATGGCACCACGATGACTGGTGCGGAGTATCTGACTCACTATTACTCGAAGGATTTGGAGGTGGCGTTGTTCCACCCGCAGGCAGGTGCAGTGAACCTGTACCACGCGAAGCGGTTCGCCAACGCCAAGCAACGCGACCTGGCCCGTGCGACGTTGACGACGTGTCCGGTGCCGGATTGCCGGCACGCGGCGGATAATTGCGAGGTCCACCACATCACACCGTGGGCGCGTGGCGGGCCGACGAACATGGACAACCTGTCGGTGTTGTGCAGGTACCACAACCGCACCAACGACGACGACCCCCACAGACACCACCGGGGTCGAATACACATCCGCAACGGCACCCCGACATGGGTCTCCCCGCGCGGAACACCAGTACCGAACACCACCCACCAATACGGTGCCATGCACCTGTTATTCGGAAACTAG
- a CDS encoding DUF885 domain-containing protein, with amino-acid sequence MSERAPSLLDATCEDFVYDLAELSPTLATELGIAGHDDQLQDFSPQHWNDIADRIRDLIADVDALHDGTDASDDDDDFDEVDYVTGAILRDRMLVELELHHRGENLRMLNNVTSPVQIIRNALRVMPKETAEDLDNLAERMLHVRRSLAGYRESLAEAAGQGDVASQRQIDAVISQCEALAEDGSLLESMGLAIDSEPVSQAKNAFAEMADWLSTELAPLASHEDSVGRDRYELFSQFFLGREIDLDEAYAWSLDALAQIVERQQKVAHELFSEECTARGAYRRLDEDPHYTLTDNDVLVEWMQKVSDQMIERLDGEMFTLPEEVKHLDCRVDAAGTGGMMYTAPSEDLARPGILWWSVPQGQDGFHAWHELARICHEGVPGHHVQQSIAMAQRSTLNLWRRTLNWNAAHGEGWAVYAETLMEDLGYFDDPGYRMGLLDSLRMRLARVAVDIGVHLGKKTPDGTGHWDASYAKAFLRDNTAMNEQNLSFELDRYMGWPGQATSYALGYRDWMDLREKAREQGMTLREFHDKALRLGSMPMDMLAREVLCR; translated from the coding sequence ATGAGTGAACGCGCCCCATCGCTCCTAGACGCGACGTGCGAGGATTTCGTGTACGATCTCGCCGAGCTCTCGCCGACGCTCGCGACGGAGCTCGGCATTGCCGGCCACGACGACCAGCTGCAGGACTTCAGCCCGCAGCACTGGAACGACATCGCGGACCGCATCCGCGACCTCATCGCGGACGTCGACGCGCTTCACGACGGCACCGACGCCTCCGACGACGACGACGATTTCGACGAGGTCGATTACGTCACCGGCGCGATCCTGCGTGACCGCATGCTGGTGGAGCTGGAGCTGCACCACCGCGGCGAGAATCTGCGCATGCTCAACAACGTCACGTCGCCGGTGCAGATCATCCGCAACGCTTTGCGGGTCATGCCGAAGGAGACGGCGGAGGACCTGGACAATCTAGCGGAGCGCATGCTGCATGTGCGGCGGTCGCTGGCGGGCTACCGTGAGTCGTTGGCGGAGGCGGCGGGGCAGGGCGATGTGGCCTCGCAACGCCAGATCGATGCTGTGATCAGCCAGTGCGAGGCGCTCGCGGAAGACGGCTCGTTGCTTGAGTCGATGGGGCTGGCGATTGATTCGGAGCCGGTGTCGCAGGCGAAGAATGCGTTCGCCGAGATGGCGGATTGGCTTTCGACTGAGCTCGCGCCGCTGGCCTCCCACGAGGATTCGGTGGGGCGCGACCGCTACGAGCTCTTCTCCCAGTTCTTCCTGGGCCGCGAGATCGACCTCGATGAGGCGTATGCGTGGTCGCTGGATGCGCTGGCACAGATCGTCGAGAGGCAGCAGAAGGTCGCGCACGAGCTGTTCAGCGAGGAATGCACAGCGCGCGGCGCTTATCGACGGCTCGATGAAGACCCCCACTACACCCTCACCGACAACGACGTCCTGGTGGAGTGGATGCAGAAAGTCTCCGACCAGATGATCGAACGCCTCGACGGCGAAATGTTCACGCTGCCGGAAGAGGTCAAGCACCTGGACTGCCGCGTCGACGCCGCTGGCACCGGCGGAATGATGTACACTGCCCCGTCCGAGGACCTCGCGCGCCCCGGCATCCTGTGGTGGTCGGTCCCGCAAGGCCAGGACGGCTTTCACGCGTGGCACGAGCTTGCCCGCATCTGCCATGAGGGCGTGCCCGGTCACCACGTGCAGCAGAGCATCGCGATGGCGCAGCGCTCCACACTGAACCTGTGGCGCCGCACCCTGAACTGGAATGCCGCCCACGGCGAAGGCTGGGCCGTCTACGCCGAGACCCTCATGGAAGACTTGGGCTATTTCGACGACCCCGGCTACCGCATGGGCCTGCTCGACTCGCTGCGGATGCGTCTCGCGCGCGTTGCCGTCGACATCGGCGTCCACCTGGGCAAGAAGACTCCCGACGGCACCGGCCACTGGGACGCCTCCTACGCCAAGGCCTTCCTGCGCGACAACACGGCTATGAACGAGCAGAACCTGAGCTTCGAGCTCGACCGCTACATGGGCTGGCCGGGTCAGGCGACTTCGTACGCCCTCGGTTACCGCGACTGGATGGACCTGCGCGAAAAGGCGCGCGAGCAGGGCATGACTCTGCGCGAATTCCACGACAAGGCGCTGCGCCTGGGCTCCATGCCGATGGACATGCTCGCGCGCGAGGTGCTCTGCCGTTAG
- a CDS encoding Sir2 family NAD-dependent protein deacetylase — MTSSFPEPEFTDPAVELAHRSAIRSIERVVHETATPTPPDQALDYVADLLRNGPALIVTGAGVSTASGIPDYRSPGGRLSKGRPMTYQEFAHSRAAVRRYWARAYVGIRQMRATSPNRTHFALVELERAGLISGIITQNVDGLHAEAGSRNVIALHGDMEHVVCLDCGFKEARSLFDARLEQANPGYLQSVLVDESMINPDGDVELPEQAVQSFTMVDCTQCGGWRMKPDVVYFGENVPGERRKAAAEWLDASTSLIAVGTSLAVMSGYRLVLDARGAGKPVAVINGGPGRADTKAAAVWRTDVGDALDAILDALDI, encoded by the coding sequence GTGACATCCAGCTTCCCCGAGCCAGAATTCACCGACCCGGCGGTCGAGCTCGCCCACCGCAGCGCGATCCGCTCCATCGAGCGCGTGGTGCACGAGACCGCGACGCCGACGCCGCCAGACCAGGCGCTCGACTACGTCGCAGACCTGTTGCGGAACGGTCCGGCGCTCATCGTCACGGGTGCAGGGGTGTCAACAGCTTCAGGCATCCCGGACTACCGCTCGCCGGGCGGCCGCTTGTCCAAGGGCCGCCCGATGACGTACCAGGAGTTCGCGCACTCGCGTGCTGCGGTCCGCCGCTACTGGGCGCGCGCGTACGTGGGCATCCGGCAGATGCGCGCCACGTCGCCGAACCGCACGCATTTCGCGCTCGTGGAGCTGGAGCGAGCCGGGCTGATCAGCGGAATCATCACCCAAAACGTTGACGGGCTCCACGCGGAAGCCGGCTCCCGCAACGTCATCGCCCTCCATGGGGACATGGAGCACGTCGTGTGCCTCGATTGCGGTTTCAAGGAAGCACGCTCGCTTTTCGACGCCCGCCTCGAGCAGGCCAACCCCGGCTACCTGCAATCAGTCCTGGTGGACGAGTCTATGATCAACCCCGACGGCGACGTCGAACTGCCGGAGCAGGCTGTCCAGTCCTTCACCATGGTCGACTGCACGCAGTGCGGGGGCTGGCGCATGAAGCCGGACGTGGTCTATTTCGGGGAGAACGTGCCGGGGGAGCGTCGAAAAGCGGCCGCTGAGTGGCTGGATGCCTCGACGTCCCTGATCGCGGTGGGCACTTCGCTGGCTGTGATGAGCGGATACCGCCTGGTCCTCGACGCGCGCGGCGCAGGCAAACCCGTCGCCGTGATCAACGGCGGGCCCGGGCGCGCCGACACGAAAGCCGCGGCCGTGTGGCGCACCGACGTCGGCGACGCCCTCGACGCGATTTTGGATGCCCTCGACATCTAG
- a CDS encoding succinic semialdehyde dehydrogenase — protein sequence MTTLLNQDNSTKTIKNPADGTIVGTTNYHSADTAREYIERARAKQPEWAATPVKERKKIMLRYHDLVLKHQKELLDLIQDENGKNRRSAFEEVLDSALTARHYAYRAGKLLRSDRAKVALPIATKTRVEHAPVGVVGIIAPWNYPLVLALSDAIPAILAGNTVVLKPDSSTPLTALRAAELFAEAGLPKDVLNVVPGSGREVGQLLVQEADYLMFTGSSETGAKLASQAGERLIGFSGELGGKNPLIVTADADVDKVVSGVRHACFSNTGQLCISIERMYVHRAVADEFIPAFVRCVEKMRIGGGHDWDIDMGSLINEDQADTVAEFVEDAVSKGATVATGGKRLTDLGPAFYAPTVLLNVPEDARLYREEVFGPVVYIEVVDSHEEAIAKANDTDYGLNASVFGKPSTAHKIASQLQAGTVNINEGYGAGWSSVGAPMGGWKRSGVGRRHGDGGLLKYTESRTVAEQRIVPIAGPDGIAPERWAQALTFALKYGRDLMR from the coding sequence ATGACGACGCTGCTTAACCAGGACAATTCGACCAAGACCATCAAAAACCCTGCTGACGGCACCATCGTCGGCACCACGAACTACCACTCTGCGGACACCGCCCGCGAGTACATCGAGCGCGCCCGCGCCAAACAGCCCGAATGGGCCGCCACCCCGGTCAAAGAGCGCAAAAAAATCATGCTGCGCTACCACGACCTCGTGCTGAAGCACCAAAAGGAGCTGCTCGACCTCATCCAGGACGAGAACGGCAAAAACCGCCGCTCCGCCTTCGAAGAGGTGCTCGACAGCGCGCTGACCGCCCGCCACTACGCGTACCGCGCCGGGAAGCTGCTGAGAAGCGACCGCGCCAAGGTCGCGCTGCCGATCGCGACGAAGACCCGCGTCGAGCACGCCCCTGTCGGCGTTGTCGGCATCATCGCACCGTGGAATTACCCGCTCGTGCTCGCGCTTTCCGATGCGATCCCCGCTATCCTCGCCGGCAACACCGTCGTGCTCAAGCCCGACTCCTCCACCCCGCTGACCGCGCTGCGCGCCGCCGAGCTCTTCGCCGAAGCCGGCCTGCCGAAGGACGTACTGAACGTCGTCCCCGGCTCCGGCCGCGAAGTCGGGCAGCTGCTCGTGCAGGAAGCCGACTATCTCATGTTCACCGGCTCCTCCGAGACCGGCGCGAAGCTCGCTTCCCAGGCCGGCGAGCGCCTCATCGGCTTCTCCGGCGAGCTCGGCGGAAAGAACCCGCTGATCGTCACCGCCGATGCCGACGTGGACAAGGTCGTCAGCGGCGTCCGCCACGCCTGCTTCTCCAACACCGGCCAGCTGTGCATCTCCATCGAGCGCATGTACGTCCACCGCGCTGTGGCCGACGAGTTCATTCCGGCTTTCGTGCGCTGCGTCGAAAAGATGCGCATTGGCGGCGGCCACGATTGGGACATCGACATGGGCTCCCTCATCAACGAAGACCAGGCCGACACCGTCGCCGAATTCGTCGAAGACGCGGTGAGCAAGGGCGCGACCGTCGCCACCGGCGGCAAGCGTCTCACCGACCTCGGCCCCGCGTTCTACGCTCCGACCGTACTGCTCAACGTGCCCGAAGATGCCCGGCTGTACCGCGAGGAGGTCTTCGGCCCCGTCGTCTACATCGAGGTCGTCGACTCCCACGAGGAAGCTATCGCCAAGGCCAACGACACGGATTACGGCCTGAATGCGTCGGTGTTCGGCAAGCCGTCCACCGCCCACAAGATCGCGTCGCAGCTGCAGGCAGGCACCGTGAACATCAACGAAGGCTACGGCGCGGGCTGGTCCTCCGTTGGTGCTCCGATGGGCGGCTGGAAGCGCTCCGGCGTCGGCCGGCGCCACGGCGACGGCGGACTGCTCAAGTACACCGAGTCCCGCACCGTCGCCGAGCAGCGCATCGTCCCCATCGCCGGCCCCGACGGCATCGCTCCCGAGCGGTGGGCGCAGGCTCTGACCTTCGCCCTCAAGTACGGCCGCGACCTCATGCGCTAA
- a CDS encoding ROK family transcriptional regulator, whose translation MKSSWSAFSRPQNPAAKCLHLVRLNSVTSRSELVAATGLSQPTVTRAIAALMSAGFVNERMDLSKSQGRGRPIIPLELAELEPVFAGISVGTTATYIALFDIKGRTIRDADVDLPVANLSQDDFIQHIMAGLNRLMADLDRPLATVGVTTSGAVSPDGVVSAPNLGWHDVNIGAQLSEQFAVPVTVSSAVAAIIGSEIQSGEIIGDAPIMAIFADDSIGAAVTEDKRVVPIAVDREDLTTHGLLASIGKHGQSLNDAVSLSHTQPPIRTALDRRAANLGTVAARLMAANGASTLVVAGSAFIDDSKAPAIFARTVRQTLPNGADARLRMIPTHREMVRDIARAVALDLVLREPLAVQLP comes from the coding sequence ATGAAATCCTCGTGGTCTGCGTTCTCACGCCCCCAGAACCCTGCCGCGAAGTGCTTGCACTTGGTGAGGTTGAACTCCGTGACCTCGCGCAGCGAGCTCGTCGCGGCAACCGGTCTCTCGCAGCCCACCGTGACGCGCGCTATCGCCGCGCTCATGTCCGCCGGCTTCGTCAACGAACGCATGGACCTGTCGAAATCGCAGGGCCGCGGCCGCCCCATCATCCCGCTCGAGCTCGCCGAACTCGAGCCCGTCTTCGCCGGCATCTCCGTGGGCACCACCGCGACGTACATCGCGCTCTTCGACATTAAAGGCCGCACGATCCGCGACGCCGACGTCGACCTGCCCGTCGCGAATCTCAGCCAGGACGACTTCATCCAGCACATCATGGCGGGACTCAACCGCCTCATGGCCGACCTCGACCGCCCGCTCGCGACCGTCGGCGTGACCACGTCCGGCGCGGTCAGCCCGGACGGCGTCGTCAGCGCGCCGAACCTCGGGTGGCACGACGTCAATATCGGCGCTCAGCTCAGCGAGCAATTCGCGGTGCCCGTCACCGTCTCGTCCGCGGTCGCCGCGATCATCGGCTCCGAAATCCAGTCCGGCGAGATTATCGGCGACGCACCCATCATGGCGATCTTCGCCGACGACTCCATCGGCGCCGCCGTCACGGAAGACAAACGCGTCGTGCCCATCGCCGTCGACCGCGAGGACCTCACAACGCACGGTCTGCTCGCAAGCATCGGCAAACACGGGCAATCGCTTAACGACGCCGTCTCCCTCTCCCACACCCAACCCCCCATCCGTACTGCCCTGGACCGCCGCGCCGCGAACCTCGGCACTGTCGCCGCGCGGTTGATGGCCGCAAACGGCGCCTCCACGCTCGTCGTCGCCGGCTCCGCCTTCATCGACGACTCCAAGGCCCCCGCCATTTTCGCCCGCACCGTCCGCCAGACGCTCCCCAATGGTGCCGACGCCCGCCTCCGCATGATCCCCACCCACCGCGAGATGGTGCGCGACATCGCCCGCGCGGTCGCTCTCGACCTCGTGCTGCGTGAGCCTCTGGCCGTCCAGCTACCCTAG
- a CDS encoding M20/M25/M40 family metallo-hydrolase, with product MTQTPERTLEQTTIKLLQQLIRNACVNDLTADSGDEVRNAETLEEFFADVGDSVEVRRFEPHPGRVSVAFTVPGTDPDAEPLTLLGHTDVVPVDEEKWTKDPFGADVVEAEDGARIYGRGATDMLFITAAMAAVTRDVALAAQDGNPPRGTLTFVACADEEARGGLGAGWIAKNEPEAFSWRNCLSETGGSHIPVQGSGGGDAIVVVVGEKGAAQRRITIHGDAGHGSAPYGREITVGLIGEVARRLAAIEPDVVSDDIWQGYVRSFRFDPETEAALIAGENYEAFGPLARYSHAMSHLTVSPTVLRAGGAINVLPSTAYVELDIRPLPGQGQEDVDKLLLEALGDLAERVHVEHLITEEATVSPASGPLYDAIVDTYREFFPDADIVPTIAAGGSDLRFGRRLGGVGYGFALHAAGRGFGEVLDQLHSHDEFVHVEDVELTARAYRSLVRRFLGV from the coding sequence GTGACCCAAACGCCCGAGCGCACCCTGGAACAGACGACGATCAAGCTGCTGCAGCAGCTCATCCGCAACGCCTGCGTCAACGACTTGACCGCGGATTCCGGCGACGAAGTGCGCAACGCGGAGACCCTCGAGGAGTTCTTCGCGGACGTCGGCGACAGTGTTGAAGTGCGCCGCTTCGAGCCGCACCCGGGACGCGTCTCCGTCGCGTTCACGGTGCCGGGCACCGACCCGGACGCCGAGCCGCTGACGCTTCTGGGCCACACCGACGTCGTGCCCGTCGACGAGGAGAAGTGGACTAAAGACCCCTTCGGCGCCGACGTCGTGGAAGCGGAGGACGGCGCGCGCATCTACGGCCGCGGCGCCACCGACATGCTGTTCATCACCGCGGCGATGGCCGCCGTGACCAGGGACGTCGCACTCGCGGCGCAGGACGGGAACCCGCCGCGCGGCACCCTTACCTTCGTCGCCTGCGCCGACGAGGAGGCGCGCGGAGGTCTGGGCGCGGGCTGGATCGCGAAGAACGAGCCCGAGGCGTTCAGCTGGCGCAACTGCCTCTCGGAGACGGGCGGGTCGCATATCCCGGTGCAAGGTTCGGGCGGCGGCGACGCGATCGTGGTCGTCGTCGGCGAGAAAGGCGCAGCTCAGCGACGCATCACCATTCACGGGGACGCGGGTCACGGCTCAGCGCCGTACGGCCGGGAAATCACGGTCGGTCTCATCGGCGAAGTCGCACGGCGCCTCGCAGCGATTGAACCGGACGTCGTGTCCGACGATATCTGGCAGGGCTACGTCCGCTCCTTCCGCTTCGACCCGGAGACCGAGGCGGCGCTCATCGCCGGCGAGAACTACGAGGCATTCGGCCCGCTCGCCCGCTACTCGCACGCCATGAGCCACCTCACCGTCTCCCCCACTGTCCTGCGCGCCGGCGGCGCGATCAACGTGCTCCCGTCCACGGCATACGTGGAGCTGGATATCAGGCCGCTGCCGGGGCAGGGGCAGGAGGACGTCGATAAGCTGCTGCTTGAAGCTCTGGGCGACCTGGCCGAACGCGTCCACGTCGAGCATTTGATCACCGAAGAAGCGACCGTCTCGCCCGCATCGGGCCCGCTTTACGACGCCATCGTGGACACCTACCGCGAATTTTTCCCCGACGCCGACATCGTGCCCACCATCGCTGCCGGCGGCTCCGACCTGCGCTTCGGGCGACGGCTGGGCGGGGTCGGCTACGGATTCGCGCTGCACGCCGCCGGACGCGGATTCGGCGAAGTGCTCGACCAACTCCACTCCCACGACGAATTCGTCCACGTCGAAGACGTCGAGCTCACCGCCCGCGCATACCGCAGCCTCGTGCGGCGCTTCCTGGGCGTTTAA
- the amn gene encoding AMP nucleosidase: MGALELVGSVDGAVDKLIELYTAACDVARDGGDYAQVLYPKIAVDIKEWKPIDRSQPFGYVDEAGVYSAAVSRPDLMSDYLRHQLRCLTDNYDAEISVGYSDIGIAPEYIRGAQRRPDAKTPRPTLDDVHDAIIDGDWDAFHGPEKPLFHFGPQRFDIACARIEHYTGIEVDSVQKFILFTNYEMHTREFVKFGLSQLADDATRYNALILPNGTRIERGDVDDIDALAMNLASKYQMPRFDLVADGNNGVTMINIGVGPSNAKTITDCLAVLRPECWIMIGHCAGLDARMRIGDLILGNAYERRDHVLHSHIDPETPIPAVPEIQRTLEKSVKKIYGEEEQSLMRTGTVLSTDDRNWEWQAPRDLWEWLRNSTAAAVDMESCTIAANGYRYRVPYGTLLAVSDLPLHAVPKLPAAAQAFYSNSKEAHVMCAVRAVERLAKNPERLRTRKLRHALGEVPFR, from the coding sequence ATGGGAGCGTTAGAGCTTGTGGGAAGCGTTGACGGGGCCGTCGATAAGCTGATCGAGCTATACACTGCTGCCTGCGATGTCGCGCGCGACGGCGGGGACTACGCGCAGGTGTTGTACCCCAAAATCGCGGTGGACATCAAGGAATGGAAGCCGATCGACCGCTCCCAGCCCTTCGGCTACGTCGACGAGGCCGGGGTGTATTCGGCGGCGGTGTCGCGCCCGGACCTCATGTCGGACTACCTGCGCCACCAGTTGCGCTGCCTGACGGACAACTACGACGCGGAAATCTCCGTCGGCTACTCCGACATCGGGATCGCGCCAGAGTACATCCGCGGCGCACAGCGCAGGCCGGACGCGAAAACTCCGCGCCCCACGCTCGACGACGTGCACGACGCGATTATCGACGGCGACTGGGACGCCTTTCACGGTCCCGAGAAGCCGCTGTTCCACTTCGGGCCGCAACGTTTCGACATCGCCTGCGCGCGCATCGAGCACTACACCGGCATCGAGGTCGACTCGGTCCAGAAATTCATCCTGTTCACGAACTACGAGATGCACACGCGCGAATTCGTGAAATTCGGGCTGAGCCAGCTTGCCGACGACGCCACGCGCTACAACGCGCTAATCCTCCCCAACGGGACCCGCATCGAGCGCGGCGACGTGGACGACATCGACGCGCTGGCGATGAACCTCGCCTCGAAGTACCAGATGCCGCGCTTCGATCTCGTAGCCGACGGCAACAACGGCGTGACCATGATCAACATCGGCGTCGGCCCGTCGAACGCGAAGACGATCACGGACTGTCTGGCTGTCCTGCGCCCCGAATGCTGGATCATGATCGGCCACTGCGCCGGCCTGGACGCCCGCATGCGCATCGGCGACCTCATCCTGGGCAACGCGTACGAGCGCCGCGACCACGTCCTGCACAGCCACATCGACCCCGAAACGCCCATTCCCGCCGTGCCGGAAATCCAGCGGACGCTGGAGAAATCCGTGAAGAAGATCTACGGCGAGGAAGAGCAGTCGCTCATGCGCACCGGTACGGTGCTGTCCACCGACGACCGTAACTGGGAGTGGCAGGCCCCGCGCGATCTGTGGGAATGGCTGCGGAATTCGACGGCGGCGGCGGTGGACATGGAGTCCTGCACCATCGCCGCGAACGGCTACCGCTACCGAGTGCCTTACGGCACTCTGCTTGCCGTGTCCGACCTGCCGCTGCACGCCGTGCCGAAGCTGCCGGCCGCCGCGCAGGCCTTCTACTCCAACTCGAAGGAAGCCCACGTCATGTGTGCGGTGCGTGCCGTGGAGCGCCTGGCCAAGAACCCGGAGCGACTGCGCACCCGCAAGCTGCGTCACGCGCTGGGCGAGGTTCCGTTCCGGTGA